Genomic window (Brevibacterium paucivorans):
TGCCCCACGGGTGTGAGCGCGCACCCATGATGGGCGGTCTTACCGACATCGAGTCCTAGTGTGATGGAGTATTCGGTTGTCATGACAGGTCCCCCTCGTCCTGTAATACCCGGGTCGCTGATGTCACGACACCCGATGCTGGCACCCACGTTACGAAGAGACCTCGAACAAAGCCGGGCCACGTCCCTATCAGCAGTCAACGCGCGTCCTGGACTCCTGGCGGCAACACCCCCCGGATCATCGATGACAGGGCAAAAAAGCCATACCAGGACCAGCGACCAGATCCTCTGATGAGGACCTACAAATGAATGTAACGGGGTAGGCGGTCAGAGCTGGGAGGTGCTGGTCGGTGATGGTTTCGGTTTCGTTGGTGGGGACGATGTGGAGGCGGCAGCGGGCCAGGACGTCGAGGCTGAGGTAGCGGCATCCTTCGGCCCACTCGTCGGTCTGCTCGGCCAGGACCCCTCCTAGGAGGCGGGTGATGGCGTCGCGGCGGGGAAGATTCCCACGGAGTCGGTGCGGCGGCGGATCTCCTTGTTGAGGCGCTCGTTGGGATTGTTGGGCCAGATCTGGACCCACACGTCCTTGGGGAAGGCGGTAAAGGCCAGCAGGTCGTCTCGTGCCGCGTCCGGGTGCTCGGCGACGGCGTGGAGCTTGTCGCACACGTAGTCCAGCAGTCGGTCGAACTGGGCGTTGACCGCGGCGGCGCCGGGCTGGTCGTACACCAAGTGCAGCATCGCCTTGACGGCGGGCCACAGGCTCTTGGGGGTCACGGCCATGAGGTCGGCGGCTTAGTGGGTGCGACAGCGCTGGCACGAGGCGCCGGGGATGTTGGCGCTGATGGCCTCGACCAGACCGGCGTGAGCGTCACTGGTGACCATCCGCGAGACCTGCGACTTGGACAGGGAGTTGATCCCCAAGGTCTTGACGAGCTTATCCATGCGGCGGGTGGAGACCCCGGCGAGGTAGCAGTCGGCGACCACGGTGATCAGCGCCGCCTCGGAGCTCTTGAGTCGTTCCATGAGCCACTCGGGGAAGTAGGTGCCCTTGCGCAGCTTGGAGACGGCGACATCGATGGTGCCGACGCGAGTGTCCAAAGGGCGGTGACGGTAGCCGTTACGCTGCGCGGTGCGCTCGGGGCTGGGCCTGCCCCACTCGGCGCCGCACACGGCATCAGCGTCCGCCGACAAAAGCGCGTTGATCACCGTCTGCAGCAGGTCACGCATCAGGTCCGGGGACGCCTCAGCCAGGACTTCGCCCAGCAGGCCAGCAGGGTCGAAAATATGAGGAGCGATCATTGTGATGACTCCGTTCGAGAGGGTTGTAGGAGATTCCTCGAAGGATTACACGGTGACCGCGCCGACCTTCACGACGGGACCGACCACCGAGTGGCTACACACCACTATGCGGGACTCCACTGCCACGCCACGCTAGGAATATTCGGCAAAGACGCCCTAAAGAGCAACGGGTACTTCCAGTTTCTTGCTGATGGCCTCGATCTGCCGCTCAAGCAGAGGTGACAGTTTGGTAAGCGACCTTTGCCTACTGGAAGTGAACCAATCAAGCGGCTAAATCGCAGTTCGCGCGCGTTTGTATCCATCGTGGTGTGAAATTTTCGCATAACCGGTCACGATGGATACAAGACCAAGATTTGCGATAGGTACGGCAGATAATGCAGATACCGCTTACGACTAGGGTTTTCTCGAGATTTCAGCGGGATTGATGTGGGCCAGTTACAGCCCTGTTGAGACGATGCGTCGCCGCCCTGACTGGTCACCGAAGTGGGGTGAACCAACCGGGATTTCGCGCGCAACGCTTGTCAGACCACCTTTTCGGCTTGCCGTGGTCCTCACCCTGACCGCCCAGCTCTACCTAGGGGCGGAGTTCCATCTGAACGCCTATTTGACTACAAAGCCCCGTAGTTCCGGCAGCAGGGAGCCATGTGGGAATTTTCGCTTGTCGGGGTGGGTCTCTGGGCGCAGCGCGGCGCCAGCGCCGGGGCTGATTGCCTTCTTGAGGGCTCGTGGAGCCTAGGAGAGCCGATCCGGCGGCTCCCGTACCCGCTTCCACTAGGAGGCGTCAAAAAGTATGGGGTCGAGTCAAAAGGTTCGAGACCCGACAGCGGCCGCTACCCCGCGGCCACCATCGACGACCACCATCTCCGGGGCCGGGAGGCGCTCCAGCAGTGCGGTCCAGGCCGGCTTGGACTCCCGATCGCACCACTGCCAGCCCAGCACGTGCTGGCCGGAGAACGCGATCAGCAAGCACCAGCCCTGCAGGTAGGTGCCGTCGAGCATGACCGTCGGCAAGACCTCGCCGGTGACCGTCGGCTGGGGTACCTCGACGTTCCAGCACCACGCCGTCGATGCACGAAACGAGCGTCCCGTCCCCCCGAGGCTGCACTGGGGCGAAGGGGTTCAGCAACCACCCGACGAAACGGTCGAGCTGGGCACGCCGGGTAACGTCTACGCGGCTGCGTACCGTCGACGCGCCGCATGCTTTGCATCGCCATCTCGTGCGCCCCGCGCTGGTGGTGCCGTTCTTGACCAGCTTGGTGCCACATACACCGCACCGGGGGTGATTCCTCGCAACTTGCACCGAACATGCTCCCAGAGCATGTTCAACCCCGCATCACGCCTAGCCGTCGCACATGAAATCAGTCATTCCATACACACATTCCTGCCTATAACCCCCCACACGTTCATGTACTGAGCCAGTGTCCGGCAGAGATTCCGGTAGAAGCGCGGACCGCCACCGGCGTGGGGATACACGATCACGTGCGCATCGCCGTCACCGTCGACAGCCGGGACATGCTGCAACCATGGGGCAGGTGTGGATGTCTTCAAGGCTAGCCTCTCGTCGCCGGGAATTAGGTAAGCCTAACCTATATCAGGGATTTGAGAAGATGTCCTCGATGTGGGACGCAGGGTCGCGGGACAGCATGACAACCCAGCCAGACGCGAACCCCGGAGCTTGGGATGGTTGGTGGGGTCCGGATTCCTGTAGCCCCTGGAATGCGTGATAGTGACGGTGCAGGTATTGGGCAGGGGGCAGGGCGGGGTGGGAGGGGGTGGTGCCGCGCCGGATGTGGTCGAGGGCCGATCCGAGATCGGTGTAGCCCGCCTTCGTCCAGCACTCGGCCAGCGACCACCGTTCCTGGCGTTCGGCAGCCGTGCCGGGGCCGGTGATGTCGACGGGAATGGCGTGTGTGTTGGTCTCGATGTCGATGGCGACAGGGGCTGTGCCGACGATCGCCGCAACCAGATCGCCGGAGTGGCTCCAGCTGGGCCAGAGTTCGGTTTCACCGACGATTCTTGGGCGTCCGTGCGGTCCGCCGCACTCGGAGCATGTTTGCTGGAAGCAGCACGTGTCAGGATCGCGTCCGCGTAGGCGTCCCCACAGGATTGCGGTCAGGACGCGAGCAACCAAGAAGCCGTCCCGATCGCGTCGGTGTCGAAATCGCCTCCATCGTTTCAACGCGTGGGGTTCAAGCCAGAGTTCAGCATCGAGGGTGCCGAGGGTTGCACTGGAACATACGGCAGCGAGGGTACTTGGTGCATTGCGGGTCATGTCGTCTTGGAGGCTCCTTGGAGCGCATCCCAGAAGCCGGCGGGAGTGGGTTCGTCGAGCAGTGCCATGGGGTCCACCGTCGCTCCTGCCTGCGCCCAGCGATCGGTGAGGTGCATGAGTCGGATCGAGTCCAGGCCGGCCGTGAACAGGTCATCGTCAGCGGCGAGCGGCTCGTTCGGAGAGCCGAGCGTTTCTCGGATCTGGTCGATGAGCTGGTCCAGACTTGTTGGAATGTCATCCATTGCTGTTCTCCGATTCGGGAATGGCTCCGGCTGTCGCCAGTGCTTCGGCGCGCTGTATGACCGGTCGGGCCAGGAGTGTCGCGATCGCGATACCGGCGGCGCTGACGGCTGTGGCGCCGATGGCCACCACGGTGAAACCGAGCACCCCCGCCAGAGCGATTCCCAAGCCGCCGCCGATGACCATGACGATCTGAATGAGCGTCGAGAACGCGGTGAAGTCCGTGCCCGAACTCTCGGGCCGCGTCAGATCCATCGCGATCGTGTAGAGGAAAGCGCCGGTTGCGGCGAAGGAGGCATTGGAGATGGCGGTGACGAACGCCGCAACGGCAATCGAGGTCGGAGTCAGCGTCAGCCAGATCGTTACTGCGGTACCGATGACCTGCGCGATGCCCAGCAGGACCATCGAGCGCTGACGGCCGACGCGGCTGATGAGCCAGCCGGCAGCCACGCCGGCGAGCACCCCGGCAGTGCCGCCGCCGATGACCACAATGGTTCCGATGCGGGCCTCGCTCCACCCGGCGTCGGTGAGCAAGGGCCGGATGACGTTGTAGGTGATCACGCCACCCACGACGTACAGCGGTAGTACGGCGAAGGTCCACCGAACGACGCCGGGCTGGCGGAAGAACGACAGGACCTGTCGGGTCGAGACATGGGGCGTCGGAAGGTGGTCGGTGGTCTCCGATTCACGCCACCGCGCAACAAGGATCAGCGGCAGGCCACTGAAGACGGCCAACGTCACCATGGCGGCGCTCCAACTCACGCTGCCCGAGATCAGCAGCAGCAGGCCGCCGCCGACAATCTGTGCGAAGGAGGCCCCTGCCGATTGGATTCCGTTGCCGATGCCGCGATCCTGTGGGTCTAGCAGCCGGGTTGTGGCGGCATCCGTGGCGACATCCTGTGTGCCGGCGAACAGGAAGATCAACGCGAAGACAATCATGATCGACGCGAAGTGTCGGCCCGGGTCGAGGGCTGCGAGTGCCAGGGCGCCGATCGTCAGGGCCGATTGACACGCGATGATCCACCCGCGGTAGTGCCCCAGGCTGCGTGACCCGACTCGGTCGACCAACGGCGCCCAGACGAATTTCAGCACAAGGATCATCGCGACGCCGGTGGCGGCGCCGATGAGTTCGAGGGAGACACCCGCGTTCTGCGCTGCGATCAGGAAGGTGTAGTTGAACGCTGCGAGTGACAGGTTCTGCGTGCTGTAGAGACTCGCGATCAGTGCGAGTCGTGAGCCGCGAGCCATGGTTTGTGATCTCGTGCGGGAGGATCCCGCGGGATCCTGCAGGGCAGTGTTGTCGGCCATCGATTGGTCTCCTGTCGGGCAAGCGCTACGCCGGATCGGGCAGTGGCGACAACCCTAGGCGATATGGTTAGGTAAGGCAAACCTAAAGTTATGTCCGTCCAGCCCGGAGAACGAAGAGGAGTCCCATGCCTGATCACGTGCAAGCAAGCGGGCAGCAGCGCATCGCCCACACGATTGGCCGACGCAAGGGTGCCCTGATCGCCAGTGCGATCCTGGCCATCGTCGGAGCATTGCTGGGGCTGGCGCCGTATCTGATCGTCCACCTCGTGGCGACCGAACTCTTCCTGAGCGACGAACCGGATCGTTTCGCGTTGATCACGCTCGCGGTCTGGGCAGCGCTGGCGGTCATCGCCAAGGTGGTGTTCAAGGCACTGGCCAATGCTGTGTCGCACAACGCCGCCTACCGGATCCTCGCTGATCTCCGCGTCGCGCTGGCCGAGCGGTTGGCCCGCATGCCGCTGGGCCGCGTTCGCGCTCGAAGCGCTGGTCACCTCAAGAAGGTTCTGCAGGACGATGTGGAACAACTGGAGCTCGGCCTGTCGCATGCCATCCCCGACATCGCCGCGGCGATCGCGGTGCCGGTGGCAAGCATCATCGTCATGTTCATCATGGGCTGGCAGGTCGGTGTGGCGGCTGTTCTCGTGGTCGTGCTGGCTGTT
Coding sequences:
- a CDS encoding MFS transporter, with translation MADNTALQDPAGSSRTRSQTMARGSRLALIASLYSTQNLSLAAFNYTFLIAAQNAGVSLELIGAATGVAMILVLKFVWAPLVDRVGSRSLGHYRGWIIACQSALTIGALALAALDPGRHFASIMIVFALIFLFAGTQDVATDAATTRLLDPQDRGIGNGIQSAGASFAQIVGGGLLLLISGSVSWSAAMVTLAVFSGLPLILVARWRESETTDHLPTPHVSTRQVLSFFRQPGVVRWTFAVLPLYVVGGVITYNVIRPLLTDAGWSEARIGTIVVIGGGTAGVLAGVAAGWLISRVGRQRSMVLLGIAQVIGTAVTIWLTLTPTSIAVAAFVTAISNASFAATGAFLYTIAMDLTRPESSGTDFTAFSTLIQIVMVIGGGLGIALAGVLGFTVVAIGATAVSAAGIAIATLLARPVIQRAEALATAGAIPESENSNG
- a CDS encoding phosphopantetheine-binding protein — its product is MDDIPTSLDQLIDQIRETLGSPNEPLAADDDLFTAGLDSIRLMHLTDRWAQAGATVDPMALLDEPTPAGFWDALQGASKTT